A genome region from Methylorubrum populi includes the following:
- a CDS encoding phosphatase PAP2 family protein, producing MSRPIRAPVRLAALLMLTLAAAPLRAEPAPPSGPEKSAPSLERDRLGTAAPKGYLSDKGYLSEEATPNLVAILPPPPAGHSAAEAADRAAYNATRAYRGSPRWALATNDVADGGAALLEDYACVLGRRIDQARVTDLMRLLDRARVDIARATRTAKRRYRRLRPFVGNDAPICVARTPELADSFSYPSGHSGQGWAYGLIMASLMPEKATRFLVRSRLYGESRVVCGVHWLSDVEAARTGAAAVVAVLLADPGFRADLERARADLKRALDGEGTQPDPALCAREEAAARQPLL from the coding sequence ATGTCCCGCCCGATCCGCGCGCCGGTTCGCCTCGCCGCCCTCCTGATGCTGACGCTCGCCGCCGCGCCGCTTCGGGCCGAGCCGGCGCCGCCGTCCGGTCCGGAAAAATCCGCGCCCTCGCTCGAACGGGACAGGCTCGGCACCGCCGCCCCCAAGGGCTACCTGAGCGACAAGGGCTACCTGAGCGAGGAGGCCACGCCGAACCTCGTGGCGATCCTGCCGCCGCCGCCGGCCGGGCACTCGGCGGCGGAAGCCGCGGACCGGGCGGCCTACAACGCCACCCGGGCCTATCGGGGCAGCCCGCGTTGGGCGCTCGCCACGAACGACGTGGCCGATGGCGGCGCCGCGCTTCTCGAGGATTACGCCTGCGTGCTGGGCCGGCGCATCGATCAGGCGCGCGTGACCGACCTGATGCGCCTCCTCGACCGCGCCCGCGTCGACATCGCCCGGGCCACCCGCACGGCCAAGCGCCGCTATCGCCGCCTGCGCCCCTTCGTCGGCAACGATGCGCCGATCTGCGTCGCCCGCACCCCCGAACTCGCCGACAGCTTCAGCTACCCGTCCGGCCATTCGGGGCAGGGCTGGGCCTACGGGCTGATCATGGCGAGCCTGATGCCGGAGAAGGCGACCCGGTTCCTCGTGCGCAGCCGGCTCTACGGCGAGAGCCGGGTCGTCTGCGGCGTCCACTGGCTCAGCGACGTCGAGGCGGCCCGCACCGGCGCCGCGGCGGTCGTGGCGGTGCTGCTCGCCGATCCCGGCTTCCGCGCCGATCTGGAGCGTGCCCGGGCCGACCTGAAACGTGCGCTCGATGGGGAGGGGACGCAACCCGATCCCGCCCTCTGCGCCCGCGAGGAGGCCGCCGCGCGCCAGCCCCTGCTCTGA
- a CDS encoding alpha/beta hydrolase translates to MAAETLDLTVAGRRVPTPCAVVGAGATALLLPALSSISAREEMLPLARELGGAYRCLVPDWPGFGAHDRARLPLNPANLHAFLDVLLRAAPGPYALGVAAGHAATYLAAAARRRPGAFERLVLVAPTWRGPLPTALGAARAAWFGRIRRAVELPLVGEALYRINISPPIIGRMMRAHVYAEPAHVTPALIAAKHRITRQRGGRFGTAAFVTGGLDPSESREAFLALFGDGLPPVQVLRPERAPRRSGAEMDALVATGRVATARVPGALGAHEEYPQAVAAAIRAA, encoded by the coding sequence ATGGCCGCCGAGACCCTCGACCTGACGGTGGCGGGCCGCCGCGTCCCGACGCCCTGCGCCGTGGTCGGGGCCGGGGCGACGGCCCTGCTCCTGCCGGCCCTGTCCTCGATCTCCGCCCGCGAGGAGATGCTGCCGCTCGCCCGCGAGCTCGGGGGAGCCTATCGCTGCCTCGTGCCGGATTGGCCGGGCTTCGGCGCGCATGACCGGGCGCGGCTGCCGCTGAACCCCGCAAACCTGCACGCCTTCCTCGACGTGCTGCTGCGCGCCGCGCCGGGGCCCTACGCCCTCGGCGTCGCGGCGGGCCACGCCGCGACCTATCTCGCGGCCGCCGCCCGCCGCCGTCCGGGCGCCTTCGAGCGGCTGGTTCTGGTGGCGCCGACCTGGCGCGGGCCGCTGCCGACGGCCCTGGGGGCGGCGCGCGCCGCGTGGTTCGGGCGGATCCGCCGGGCGGTCGAACTGCCGCTCGTCGGCGAGGCGCTCTATCGCATCAACATCAGCCCGCCGATCATCGGCCGGATGATGCGGGCCCACGTCTACGCCGAGCCCGCGCATGTCACGCCCGCCCTGATCGCCGCCAAGCACCGGATCACGCGCCAGCGGGGAGGGCGGTTCGGCACGGCGGCCTTCGTCACCGGCGGGCTCGACCCGTCGGAGTCGCGGGAGGCGTTCCTGGCGCTGTTCGGCGACGGCCTGCCGCCGGTGCAGGTGCTGCGCCCGGAGCGGGCGCCCCGCCGCTCCGGCGCCGAGATGGATGCGCTGGTCGCGACCGGCCGCGTCGCGACGGCGCGGGTGCCGGGGGCGCTGGGCGCGCACGAGGAATATCCGCAGGCCGTCGCCGCAGCGATTCGCGCCGCCTGA
- the dapD gene encoding 2,3,4,5-tetrahydropyridine-2,6-dicarboxylate N-succinyltransferase, with product MPYADLEQTIEAAWEERAGISTATTGAVREAVDEALNLLDSGRARVAEKENESWHVNQWLKKAVLLSFRLNDMVPIEGGPGSSAWWDKVPSKFSGWGEGEFRAAGFRAVPGCFVRRGAYIAPGAVLMPSFINLGAHVGEGTMVDTWVTIGSCAQVGRHCHISGGAGIAGVLEPLQANPVIIEDDCFIGARAEVAEGVIVGEGSVLSMGVYIGASTRIIDRTTGETFYGRVPPYSVVVSGTTPGKPLPDGTPGPGLYCAVIVKRVDAGTRAKTGINELLRT from the coding sequence ATGCCCTACGCCGATCTCGAACAGACCATCGAAGCCGCCTGGGAGGAGCGCGCCGGCATCTCGACCGCGACCACCGGCGCCGTGCGCGAGGCGGTGGACGAGGCGCTGAACCTGCTCGATTCCGGGCGTGCCCGCGTCGCCGAGAAGGAAAACGAGTCCTGGCACGTCAACCAGTGGCTCAAGAAAGCGGTGCTGCTCTCCTTCCGCCTCAACGACATGGTGCCGATCGAGGGCGGCCCGGGCTCCTCGGCGTGGTGGGACAAGGTGCCCTCGAAATTCTCCGGCTGGGGCGAGGGCGAGTTCCGCGCCGCGGGCTTCCGCGCCGTGCCGGGCTGCTTCGTGCGCCGCGGCGCCTACATCGCCCCGGGCGCGGTGCTGATGCCGAGCTTCATCAATCTCGGCGCCCATGTCGGCGAGGGCACCATGGTCGATACCTGGGTGACGATCGGCTCCTGCGCCCAGGTGGGCAGGCACTGCCACATCTCGGGCGGTGCCGGCATCGCCGGCGTGCTGGAGCCGCTCCAGGCCAACCCGGTCATCATCGAGGACGACTGCTTCATCGGCGCCCGCGCCGAGGTCGCCGAGGGCGTGATCGTCGGCGAGGGCTCGGTCCTGTCGATGGGCGTCTACATCGGCGCCTCGACCCGCATCATCGACCGCACCACCGGCGAGACCTTTTACGGCCGGGTGCCCCCGTATTCCGTGGTGGTCTCGGGGACGACGCCCGGCAAGCCGCTGCCCGACGGCACCCCCGGCCCCGGCCTCTACTGCGCCGTGATCGTCAAGCGCGTCGATGCGGGCACGCGCGCCAAGACCGGCATCAACGAGCTGCTGCGGACCTGA
- a CDS encoding Crp/Fnr family transcriptional regulator, translated as MGLDDDIAILAAAPVFEQFPRDALRLLCFAGERRLLEPGDRLFARGEPSDGGYVVMSGTIALDARRAGEAPVTVSRSGVIGRNALFRPVERPADARATEPAEVMRVTPSVMSRVLREFPDAAAAIHGGMAEELLGLVRGLTGVRDRLDRLSPRKR; from the coding sequence TTGGGGCTCGACGACGACATCGCGATCCTCGCCGCGGCGCCGGTGTTCGAGCAGTTCCCGCGCGACGCGCTGCGCCTGCTGTGCTTTGCCGGCGAACGGCGCCTGCTCGAACCGGGCGATCGGCTGTTCGCCCGCGGCGAGCCGTCCGATGGCGGCTACGTCGTGATGTCCGGCACCATCGCGCTCGACGCCCGCCGGGCGGGCGAGGCGCCGGTCACCGTGTCCCGCTCCGGGGTGATCGGGCGCAACGCCCTGTTCCGACCCGTCGAGCGGCCGGCGGATGCCCGCGCGACCGAGCCCGCCGAGGTGATGCGGGTCACGCCCTCCGTGATGAGCCGCGTCCTGCGCGAGTTTCCCGACGCGGCCGCCGCCATCCACGGCGGCATGGCCGAGGAACTGCTCGGCCTCGTGCGGGGCCTGACCGGCGTGCGGGACCGTCTCGACCGCCTCTCCCCACGCAAACGGTGA
- a CDS encoding response regulator transcription factor encodes MSNPYCLLVCDDDDALREALTEQIDAYDEFSVVGEATAAGALARVGREPVDLIVMDLGLPDMDGREAVRTLRRNGYRGPIVMLTAQESDDDMVEGLESGANDYVVKPFKFAVLLARIRVQLRQHEASEDAVFRIGPYTFRPGAKLLVGERGSKLKLTEKETAILRYLYRAGREVVGRDTLLAEVWGYNAHVTTHTLETHIYRLRQKIEPNPAVAAILVTEGGGYKLLP; translated from the coding sequence ATGTCCAACCCCTATTGCCTCCTCGTCTGCGACGACGACGACGCCCTGCGCGAGGCATTGACGGAGCAGATCGACGCCTACGACGAGTTTTCCGTCGTCGGCGAGGCGACGGCCGCCGGGGCGCTGGCCCGTGTGGGACGGGAGCCGGTCGATCTGATCGTGATGGATCTCGGCCTGCCCGACATGGACGGGCGCGAGGCGGTGCGGACCCTGCGCCGCAACGGCTATCGCGGCCCGATCGTCATGCTGACCGCGCAGGAATCCGACGACGACATGGTCGAGGGCCTCGAATCGGGCGCCAACGACTACGTGGTCAAGCCGTTCAAGTTCGCCGTGCTGCTCGCCCGCATCCGGGTGCAGTTGCGCCAGCACGAGGCGAGCGAGGACGCGGTCTTCCGCATCGGCCCCTACACCTTCCGCCCGGGCGCCAAGCTGCTGGTGGGCGAGCGCGGCTCCAAGCTGAAGCTGACCGAGAAGGAGACGGCGATCCTGCGCTACCTCTACCGGGCCGGCCGCGAGGTGGTGGGGCGCGACACGCTGCTCGCCGAGGTGTGGGGCTACAACGCCCACGTCACCACCCACACGCTCGAAACGCATATCTATCGCCTGAGACAGAAGATCGAGCCGAACCCGGCGGTCGCGGCGATCCTCGTCACCGAGGGCGGCGGCTACAAGCTCCTGCCGTAG
- a CDS encoding L,D-transpeptidase family protein, producing MRRLQVAKPGATGCGKSAQGNSGQGKSAQGRSGQGRRPTTLGVLRVHPLPGDPTRGTLIAGAAVIPCALGRSGVTARKREGDGASPRGVFRLRGGFYRPDHFPVRPVSPLPLRATRPHDGWCDAPQDRRYNRPIRLPSTAASAEGLWRDDGLYNLVIDLDYNRGPIRPGRGSAIFLHIARPGYRPTEGCVALKPADLLRLMRRLGPRTRIAIG from the coding sequence ATGCGACGCCTTCAGGTTGCGAAACCGGGAGCAACAGGTTGCGGCAAGAGCGCGCAGGGTAACAGCGGGCAGGGCAAGAGCGCGCAGGGCAGGAGCGGACAAGGGAGGCGGCCGACCACGCTCGGTGTCCTGCGCGTCCACCCTCTGCCGGGCGACCCGACCCGCGGCACGCTGATCGCGGGCGCGGCCGTGATCCCCTGCGCCCTCGGGCGCTCCGGCGTCACGGCGCGCAAGCGCGAGGGGGACGGGGCCTCGCCGCGGGGCGTGTTCCGCCTGCGCGGCGGCTTCTACCGGCCCGATCACTTCCCCGTCCGCCCCGTCAGCCCCCTGCCCTTGCGGGCGACGCGGCCCCACGACGGATGGTGCGATGCGCCCCAGGATCGCCGCTACAACCGGCCGATCCGGCTGCCGAGCACGGCGGCGAGCGCCGAGGGGCTGTGGCGCGACGACGGGCTCTACAACCTCGTGATCGACCTCGACTACAACCGCGGCCCGATCCGCCCGGGACGCGGCTCGGCGATCTTCCTGCACATCGCCCGCCCCGGCTACCGGCCGACGGAAGGCTGCGTCGCCCTCAAGCCCGCCGATCTCTTGCGGCTGATGCGCCGCCTCGGTCCGCGCACGCGGATAGCGATCGGCTGA
- a CDS encoding YggS family pyridoxal phosphate-dependent enzyme, translating into MTDQDQTADRSRGLDAKPPVGEADVAAGLAEVRAGIRRAAEDSEREPESVHLVAISKTVPAEGIRPALEAGQRIFGENYVQESKAKWPALRQRFPDVELHLVGPLQSNKAREAVELFDVIHSLDRLSLAAALAKEIERTGRVPKLLIQVNTGNEAQKAGVPPDQVDVLLSECRETHGLAVHGLMCIPPAEDPPSPHFALLARIAERHGLPILSMGMSADYPAAIQMGATHVRVGTAIFGRRARK; encoded by the coding sequence ATGACGGATCAAGACCAGACTGCGGATCGGAGCCGAGGCCTCGACGCGAAGCCCCCGGTCGGCGAGGCCGATGTCGCCGCCGGGCTGGCGGAGGTGCGTGCGGGCATCCGCCGGGCGGCGGAGGACAGCGAGCGCGAACCCGAAAGCGTCCATCTCGTCGCCATCTCGAAGACGGTGCCCGCGGAGGGCATCCGGCCGGCACTGGAGGCCGGGCAGCGGATCTTCGGCGAGAACTACGTGCAGGAATCGAAGGCCAAGTGGCCGGCGCTGCGGCAGCGCTTCCCGGATGTCGAGCTGCACCTCGTCGGCCCGCTCCAATCGAACAAGGCACGCGAGGCGGTCGAGCTGTTCGACGTGATCCATTCCCTCGACCGGCTCTCGCTCGCCGCCGCGCTCGCCAAGGAGATCGAGCGGACGGGCCGGGTTCCCAAGCTCCTGATCCAGGTCAATACCGGCAACGAGGCGCAGAAGGCGGGCGTCCCGCCCGATCAGGTCGACGTGCTGCTCTCCGAATGCCGCGAGACCCACGGCCTCGCCGTCCACGGCCTGATGTGCATCCCGCCGGCCGAGGATCCGCCCTCCCCCCACTTCGCCCTGCTGGCCCGGATCGCCGAGCGGCACGGCCTGCCGATCCTGTCGATGGGCATGAGCGCCGACTACCCGGCGGCGATCCAGATGGGCGCCACCCATGTCCGCGTCGGCACGGCGATCTTCGGGCGGCGGGCCCGGAAGTAG
- a CDS encoding DUF1963 domain-containing protein, whose translation MFDTPADAQVQLAQHFSRPQVETIVEALVPTLVFRPRPKGEGRLGGTRIGGTPDLPPGLAWPRRAKPADVEAIAKRGNADAGAEMRRHFRTELPYAFFAQVDLAEARGQAKERGNPAADLPGHGRLLFFYDLLAGPWDNGTGSTRMIWDESPRDGLAAQPMPPDLAAAADAHRTEIATVNRPFKRPVPKPDSGTPYGGPARPMSLHASLRPPAVESLEAEANMALKAALASDAEGEGSFRDTYRDLFARAFDSYYGAANAGRRNQLLGSPLPEQGDPRFEAEVATRFGVQHPARETVEARRAEIEAAMPAWRLLLQIDVGDFLQENGEGTVYFLIRAADLAERRFDRVVAVYQQT comes from the coding sequence ATGTTCGACACGCCCGCCGACGCCCAGGTCCAGCTCGCGCAGCATTTCTCCCGCCCGCAGGTCGAGACGATCGTCGAGGCGCTGGTGCCGACGCTGGTGTTCCGGCCGCGACCGAAGGGCGAGGGAAGGCTCGGCGGCACCCGGATCGGCGGCACGCCGGACCTGCCGCCGGGACTGGCATGGCCGCGCCGGGCCAAGCCCGCCGATGTCGAGGCCATCGCCAAGCGCGGCAATGCGGATGCCGGCGCGGAGATGCGGCGGCACTTCCGCACGGAACTGCCCTACGCCTTCTTCGCCCAGGTCGATCTCGCGGAAGCGAGAGGGCAGGCGAAGGAACGAGGCAATCCCGCCGCCGACCTGCCGGGGCACGGGCGCCTCCTGTTCTTCTACGACCTCCTCGCCGGCCCCTGGGACAACGGCACCGGATCGACCCGGATGATCTGGGACGAGAGCCCGCGCGACGGCCTCGCCGCGCAGCCGATGCCGCCCGACCTCGCGGCGGCGGCGGACGCGCACCGGACGGAGATCGCGACGGTGAACCGGCCGTTCAAGCGGCCGGTCCCGAAACCCGATTCCGGCACGCCCTACGGCGGCCCGGCCCGGCCGATGAGCCTGCACGCCTCCTTGCGCCCGCCGGCGGTCGAGAGCCTGGAGGCCGAGGCGAACATGGCCCTGAAGGCGGCGCTCGCCTCGGATGCGGAGGGTGAGGGCAGTTTTCGCGACACCTATCGGGACCTCTTCGCGCGGGCGTTCGACTCCTACTACGGCGCGGCCAATGCCGGGCGGCGCAACCAACTCCTCGGCTCGCCGCTGCCCGAGCAGGGCGACCCGCGCTTCGAGGCGGAGGTCGCGACCCGCTTCGGCGTTCAGCATCCGGCCCGGGAGACGGTCGAGGCGCGTCGCGCCGAGATCGAGGCTGCGATGCCGGCCTGGCGCCTGCTGCTCCAGATCGACGTCGGCGACTTCCTTCAGGAGAACGGGGAGGGCACGGTCTACTTCCTGATCCGCGCCGCCGATCTCGCCGAGCGCCGCTTCGACCGGGTGGTCGCGGTCTATCAGCAGACCTGA
- the leuS gene encoding leucine--tRNA ligase, translating to MTDSAQPFPTAQECHQERHQERYNAKDAEPRWQQAWNEARLFETRNDDPRPKYYVLEMFPYPSGRIHIGHVRNYAMGDVVARYKRARGHNVLHPMGWDAFGLPAENAAMERKVNPRDWTYANIATMRGQLQSMGLSLDWNREIATCDPDYYKHQQRMFLDFLAKGLVTRRTAKVNWDPVDHTVLANEQVIDGRGWRSGALVEQRELTQWFFRITDFAQDLHDALDGLERWPEKVRLMQRNWIGRSEGLEVRFALAAPFAGTETVTVYTTRPDTLFGAKFLAISVDHPLARALAESGPRAAELQGFAEECRRIGTAQEAIDTAEKLGHDTGLTVRHPLDPAWELPVYVANFVLMEYGTGAVFGCPAHDQRDLDFANKYGLGNTPVVCPEGQNPESLVITDTAYDGDGRMIHSRFLDGMTTDEAFRSVADRLEAEVLDGAPVGRRKVQFRLRDWGVSRQRYWGCPIPIIHCEACGPVPVPVDDLPVKLPDEVSFDQPGNPLERDQAWRQVPCPRCGAAARRETDTMDTFVDSSWYYARFTAPWLADAPTDRRTVDRWLPVDQYIGGVEHAILHLLYSRFFMRAMRETGWSGVSEPFAGLFTQGMVVHETYRDPAGAWVPPAEVRFETQGGERRAFHVKTGEPIEIGPTEKMSKSKKNVVDPDDIIASYGADTARWFMLSDSPPERDVIWTEEGVQGAARFVQRVWRLVHAAAAASGQGGNADAPLRKAAHKALAAVGEDIERLRFNRCVAHIYTLANALDEGLRGDASPAAAGEAARILVQLVAPMMPHLAEECWRLLGGEGLVAEASWPQADQALLVEDEITLPVQINGKKRADVTVPRDADAKAVEAATLALEPVQRALEGRAPRKVIVVPGRIVNLVV from the coding sequence ATGACCGACTCCGCACAGCCCTTCCCGACGGCGCAAGAGTGCCACCAAGAGCGCCATCAAGAGCGCTACAACGCCAAGGATGCCGAGCCGCGCTGGCAGCAGGCCTGGAACGAGGCGCGCCTGTTCGAGACGAGGAACGACGACCCGCGCCCGAAATACTATGTCCTCGAGATGTTCCCCTACCCGTCGGGGCGCATCCATATCGGCCATGTGCGCAACTACGCCATGGGCGACGTGGTGGCCCGGTACAAGCGCGCGAGGGGGCACAACGTGCTTCATCCCATGGGCTGGGACGCCTTCGGCCTGCCGGCCGAGAACGCGGCCATGGAGCGCAAGGTCAACCCGCGGGACTGGACCTACGCCAACATCGCGACCATGCGCGGACAGTTGCAGAGCATGGGCCTGTCGCTCGACTGGAACCGCGAGATCGCGACCTGCGATCCCGACTACTACAAGCACCAGCAGCGCATGTTCCTCGATTTCCTCGCCAAGGGGCTCGTCACCCGCCGCACGGCCAAGGTGAACTGGGATCCGGTCGATCACACCGTGCTCGCCAACGAGCAGGTCATCGACGGCCGCGGCTGGCGCTCGGGCGCCCTGGTCGAGCAGCGCGAACTGACCCAGTGGTTCTTCAGGATCACCGACTTCGCCCAGGATCTGCACGACGCCCTCGACGGGCTGGAGCGCTGGCCCGAAAAAGTCCGGCTGATGCAGCGCAACTGGATCGGCCGCTCGGAGGGGCTGGAGGTGCGCTTCGCGCTTGCCGCGCCCTTCGCCGGCACCGAAACGGTGACCGTCTACACGACGCGGCCCGACACCCTGTTCGGCGCCAAGTTCCTGGCGATCTCCGTCGATCATCCCCTGGCCAGGGCGCTGGCCGAGTCCGGTCCGCGGGCGGCGGAGCTGCAGGGCTTCGCCGAGGAATGCCGTCGCATCGGTACGGCGCAGGAGGCGATCGACACGGCGGAGAAGCTTGGGCACGACACCGGGCTCACCGTGCGCCATCCGCTCGATCCCGCCTGGGAACTGCCGGTCTACGTCGCGAACTTCGTGCTGATGGAGTACGGCACCGGCGCCGTGTTCGGCTGCCCGGCCCACGACCAGCGCGACCTCGACTTCGCCAACAAGTACGGGCTCGGCAACACGCCCGTGGTCTGCCCCGAAGGGCAGAACCCCGAAAGCTTGGTCATCACCGACACCGCCTATGACGGCGACGGCCGGATGATCCATTCGCGCTTCCTCGACGGCATGACGACGGACGAGGCTTTTCGGAGTGTCGCCGACCGCCTGGAGGCCGAGGTGCTGGACGGCGCCCCCGTCGGCCGCCGCAAGGTGCAGTTCCGCCTGCGCGACTGGGGCGTCTCGCGCCAGCGCTACTGGGGCTGCCCGATCCCGATCATCCATTGCGAGGCCTGCGGACCGGTGCCCGTGCCGGTGGACGACCTGCCGGTCAAGCTGCCCGACGAGGTTTCCTTCGATCAGCCCGGCAACCCGTTGGAGCGGGATCAGGCGTGGCGGCAGGTGCCGTGCCCGCGCTGCGGCGCGGCGGCCCGGCGCGAGACCGACACCATGGACACCTTCGTCGATTCGTCCTGGTACTACGCCCGCTTCACCGCCCCCTGGCTCGCGGACGCCCCGACCGACCGCAGGACCGTCGATCGCTGGCTCCCCGTCGATCAGTATATCGGCGGCGTCGAGCACGCGATCCTGCACCTGCTCTATTCCCGCTTCTTCATGCGGGCGATGCGCGAGACCGGCTGGTCGGGCGTGTCGGAGCCCTTCGCCGGCCTGTTCACGCAAGGGATGGTCGTCCACGAGACCTACAGGGACCCCGCCGGCGCCTGGGTGCCGCCGGCCGAGGTCCGCTTCGAGACCCAGGGCGGGGAGCGCCGGGCTTTTCACGTGAAAACCGGCGAGCCGATCGAGATTGGCCCGACCGAGAAGATGTCGAAGTCGAAGAAGAACGTGGTCGATCCCGACGACATCATCGCCAGCTACGGCGCCGACACCGCCCGCTGGTTCATGCTCTCCGACTCGCCGCCCGAGCGCGACGTGATCTGGACGGAAGAAGGCGTGCAGGGCGCCGCCCGCTTCGTCCAGCGCGTCTGGCGGCTCGTCCACGCCGCCGCCGCCGCGAGCGGGCAGGGTGGGAACGCCGATGCGCCTCTGCGCAAGGCCGCCCACAAGGCGCTGGCCGCGGTCGGCGAGGATATCGAGAGGCTGCGCTTCAACCGCTGCGTCGCCCACATCTACACGCTCGCCAACGCCCTCGACGAGGGCCTGCGCGGGGACGCCTCACCGGCTGCGGCGGGGGAGGCGGCGCGCATCCTCGTCCAGCTCGTCGCGCCGATGATGCCGCATCTGGCCGAGGAATGCTGGCGCCTGCTCGGCGGGGAGGGGCTCGTCGCCGAGGCCTCCTGGCCGCAGGCCGATCAAGCGCTGCTGGTCGAGGACGAGATCACCCTGCCCGTCCAGATCAACGGCAAGAAGCGCGCGGACGTGACGGTGCCGCGGGACGCCGACGCCAAGGCGGTGGAGGCGGCGACGCTGGCCCTGGAACCGGTGCAGCGGGCGCTCGAAGGCCGCGCTCCGCGCAAGGTCATCGTCGTGCCGGGGCGGATCGTCAACCTCGTGGTATGA
- the mnmE gene encoding tRNA uridine-5-carboxymethylaminomethyl(34) synthesis GTPase MnmE has protein sequence MSRALPDRDDTIFAPASGFGRAAVAVVRVSGPAAGAVLDALAGGRPEPRRLSLRHLRDPESGIVLDRALVAWLPGPATATGEDMSELHLHGGPAVRAAVLLALGRVPGCRPAEAGAFSRRAFLNGRIDLTEAEGIADLIDAETEAQRVQALRQLDGALGRQVAAWRATGIDLLAGAEAALDFSDEGDVDEAGLDAALAGRAAALHDAIRAALADGRRGERLRDGFCVVLAGAPNAGKSTLLNALSGREAAIVSDVPGTTRDAIEVRCDLGGLPVVLVDTAGLREAQDAVEAEGVRRTRGRLQSADLVLHLVPIGADPDAAIAADGPVLLVRTKADLAAADSDGDALFISAVTGAGLDALLDAIQAAAATALGRGDALVTRERHRAALTRAADHLARVGAAPTGFPPELAAEDLRLAVRALGEVGGHVGVEEMLDRLFSGFCIGK, from the coding sequence ATGAGCCGCGCCCTGCCCGACCGCGACGACACCATCTTCGCCCCGGCGAGCGGCTTCGGCCGCGCCGCGGTGGCGGTGGTGCGGGTCAGCGGTCCGGCGGCCGGTGCCGTCCTCGACGCCCTGGCCGGTGGCCGCCCGGAGCCGCGCCGGCTGTCGCTGCGGCATCTGCGCGACCCCGAATCCGGGATCGTGCTCGATCGGGCGCTGGTCGCGTGGCTGCCGGGTCCGGCCACCGCGACCGGTGAGGACATGAGCGAGCTGCACCTGCACGGCGGCCCGGCGGTGCGCGCGGCGGTGCTGCTGGCGCTCGGGCGCGTGCCGGGCTGCCGGCCGGCGGAGGCCGGCGCCTTCAGCCGCCGGGCCTTCCTCAACGGCCGGATCGACCTCACCGAAGCGGAAGGGATCGCCGACCTCATCGACGCCGAGACCGAGGCGCAGCGCGTCCAGGCCCTGCGCCAACTCGACGGTGCCCTCGGCCGGCAGGTCGCGGCGTGGCGCGCGACCGGGATCGACCTGCTGGCCGGTGCCGAAGCCGCCCTCGATTTCTCCGACGAAGGCGACGTGGACGAGGCCGGCCTCGACGCGGCCCTGGCCGGCCGCGCCGCGGCGCTGCACGACGCGATCCGGGCCGCCCTCGCCGACGGGCGCCGGGGGGAGCGGCTGCGCGACGGGTTCTGCGTGGTGCTGGCCGGTGCGCCCAATGCCGGCAAATCGACCCTGCTCAACGCGCTGAGCGGGCGCGAGGCGGCCATCGTCTCGGACGTGCCCGGTACGACCCGCGACGCCATCGAGGTGCGCTGCGATCTCGGCGGCCTGCCGGTGGTGCTGGTCGACACCGCCGGCCTGCGCGAGGCGCAGGACGCGGTCGAGGCCGAGGGGGTGCGCCGGACGCGGGGCCGCCTGCAGAGCGCCGACCTCGTGCTCCATCTCGTTCCCATCGGCGCAGATCCCGACGCCGCCATCGCCGCGGATGGTCCCGTCCTGCTCGTGCGCACCAAGGCCGATCTCGCCGCGGCGGATTCGGACGGGGATGCGCTCTTCATCTCCGCCGTCACCGGAGCCGGACTCGACGCCCTGCTCGACGCGATCCAGGCCGCCGCCGCGACCGCGCTCGGGCGCGGCGATGCCCTCGTCACCCGGGAGCGCCATCGCGCGGCACTGACCCGGGCGGCGGACCATCTCGCGCGGGTGGGCGCCGCGCCGACCGGCTTCCCGCCGGAACTGGCCGCCGAGGACCTGCGGCTCGCCGTGCGCGCCCTCGGCGAAGTCGGCGGCCATGTCGGGGTCGAGGAGATGCTGGACCGCCTGTTTTCCGGCTTCTGCATCGGAAAATGA